In the genome of Candoia aspera isolate rCanAsp1 chromosome 4, rCanAsp1.hap2, whole genome shotgun sequence, the window ggcaaggtttttcagaagtggtttgccattgcctccttcctgaggctgagagtgagtggctggcccaaggtcacccagctggctttgtgcctaaggtgggactagaactcatattcTCCTGGTTtttagactggtgccttaaccactacatcaaactggctctcataacaaGGCAGCTTACTACAGGGCAATTAATGTGCAGAGATTGGAGGATTCCTGTGCTGATGGGACCAAAAGGTCTAACAATCACTCTGTCTAACATTGGTTGGGACCAGGGAAGATGGTAAGTTTGGATGGATAGCAAGAGGCTGCTGCAACAAAGCCTCCTGCTTCAGCCAGTGCCACCACAGCTGTCAACACATCATGAGTGGCATCTCTGGCTGAATTAAAAGAGTTGCCCATGTCAGCCAGCACAGCCCCCACATGTGACCACATCATCACCTGTACCAAAGGCAGCCTCTATGACCCCATTTGGTGGATCAAACCCTGGGAGTAGAGTTGCAGGAAACAGAAGTGATTCTTTCCTCCTGCTTTCCATGGAAGCCACATCCCATATAACCTGCTGACAAGCTACATGGAAGGTCTGGGACCTGCAGAAATGGTTGAAGAGAGTCCTCCCACTTCAGTCAATGCTGCCACCCTATGTGACTCACCATCCCACCTGCCAACATGCATTACAGGGGATCTGGGAGGGGAGAGTAAATATGACATCCAGACTTGTCAGCCACTACCCACCACGAGTGATTGGAAGGGTAGGAGCTTGTTCATACCAGCCAAaaacaaccaacacaagctggacataTTCTACCCCCTTCTATGTCATCAGCTCAGTCATCCCCATGGAAGACATTACTTTCACATTGGATCAGAAATAGCCAGATAACTAGCCTCAGCAATGGTCTGGGAATAAAAGGAGATTGCTGTACATCATGTAGACCTGTCCTTAATGGTTAGAGAGACATCTACAGAGGGTGTTTAGATGTGCCCTGACCCTTAGTCTATATCATGTGTCCATGTTTATAATATCTACAGACATACAGTAAACACATTAGGAGATGCCAGCCCCACTATGTGTACCAGACCAAGAAAGTAACTCCAAAGGAAGATTCAAATTACTTTGTTAGATTGGGTatagtaacagcatcttgcaagtctgattgtgctttattcctgccccactcccacccccaccccatacgTCTGTGAATTACGGAGGCGTCTGTCTGAGCTATTTCCTCCTCCCCTCAGCTTCTTTTGGGCTTGAGTTGTGCTTCTCACCTTGTCTTTCTGGGAATGGATTTGgcttatctctgtcaaggtcattttctttactctctacaggaGGCAGTATCCTACAGAGAACCAGACACTGGGCAGAAACCAGATTGTCCTTGCGTTTTGTTTGTGGGACCTGGTAATTCCATATAGAAGATGCTGGTCCCGGAAGGGTTTTGCTCAGATGGAGAAATTGAGGTATAAATGTAACATAAAAACAGCCCGTCTAATCCACCTTTCTGTTCTAGATCTAACTCCCAACTCCCGTGCCCTGCCGTCTGTTTTTACCTCCTTGAAGGCGTCCCTCATCTCTTGAACGCCAATCATGCCCGCtgtttcttccagcagttttGGGGCCATCAACTCCACAAAGTCTTCAAAAGCTACATGTCCCCCAACTGCAATGAGACAAGAGAAGTTTACTGCTTAAAGTGGACTGAAAAACAAACTTACCAAGAGAATCTAGATATCTTGCGTCCCCTTCAGTTCCCTTCTGAAACACCCACCCCTTTCCTACCTGTTGACCAGGGTGAGTCCCAAAGcatcatttaaataatttaattctggATTTGGTAAATATCTGGAGAGGAGACCGTATGAGATCATTTATATCAGGAGGAGGAATGGCATAATTGtaataaatatactttatttttgAAATGATGTGATGTCCTAATTCCTACTTTTCTGCAAAGAGCTCAGAAGAAGGATGCTTGTCCTTTCCCATTATCTTTCCTGAAAAATGGGGAGGGCTAGGGGGAGAAGGAATTAACATCAGCCTTTTGACTTGTTATACTCCTTGTAAAAACATTTTCCTTTAGCTGTTATTTTAAGTTGGAAACCAAACAAAGGGAGCTTTCTTCCCAGTGCAAATAGCTGTTTCAAAAGAGAAGATTTTTACTAGGATTGTAGTACAGCGGCAAAGGGGAAACTCTCCTTTCTGCTGCAATCATCTCACCTTTAGTGGCTGATCTTTGCgcattttaaaaaaggtccaAATTAAACAAGATATATTTAGCATCATGTGTAATTTGTCCCTAAGAGGCAATCACTGGCCAAGGTTGTCCAGTAAATCTGAACCAGACTCTTAAATCTTTACCAATTTACACCATGGTTTCCAAAAGCTGATAGTAACTCCCCTTAATGATAGATCCAACTTCCTTCAGAATTAGGAGCTTTCTCTTCATAGCCAACTGAACACCAAGCTAAAACAGTGACTGGGAACCCACAGACCTCCAACAGTTGTTGGAGTATACTTCCCATCACTCACTATTGGCTATGATTACTGAGGCTGATAAGGTTGGAGTCCCGAGACATCTGGAGAATCTCAGATTTAGGTTTCCCACATTCTCCCCAGCAAGCACTTACGGTTCATGTTGATCTGTTGAGACAATTCTATGAGTTCCATCTCAGTTGGCATGTACCCCATTGTTCTCATGAGGTTGCCCAAATCTTTGCAGCTGATATATCCATCTTTGTCCTTGTCAAACTCCTGAAAGGCCTCCCGGAGCTCTGTTTTTGCATGATGATGAGATGATGAAGAATCAAATGAAATCATGGCTGGGTTCCACAACATGCTTGACTAGTTTAAGCTTCAGTGTGTTGTGGATGCTCAGcccttagcatattgtgtgaaccaggtTACCAcataagccataatatgatttgctTGTTTGGGCATATcagttgtgttttgttaacctggaTTTAGCATTTAGCTTGAAGCCATTTTGGAGCAGAATGGCACAGAAatgccattgattgattgattgattgattgattgattgattaacaaGCAAGCATGTAGTATGAACCTAGCTAATGAGTCTCATTATTTtgaacgttgttgttgttgttgttgttgttgttgttaatttgcTTCTGCTCCATGCATTCTATATCAGTTTCCTCCCATGGAAGCTACATTTACTGAGAAAACAATTAAACCAGTTCTGGTTTTATGTTGATAAGTTGGACTACAAATAGCAGGTCAAGAAAGGCAGTTTCATCACTATCCCTCTTAACAAATTCAGTGAGCCCACAATTGATGTTTCTCTTTTCTAGCAGTCTCCAGGGGAACATTGATAGGGGATGGCAAACTTGTTCAGGGAAGATTATCTGCTACTGATGTGCCATTAATTAACTTTCTTAACCTTCCAAAGGACTTCAGAATATCTTGGAACACTAGCTTAATATACTGCTCAGTATACATGTGTACAAACAGAAGTTTGCACTTACCTTCAATTTCATCTCCACTCAGTTCACGTTGCTGTAAAAAAAGTGGCAAAGACATTCACTGCAGTACAGGGACATAAACAAGAAACTCAGAAGCCAAGGCTCACATTCCAAACCCAGGGAAAACTGCTGCTTTTCCTGGAACTGGAGAAATCCAGGACCTAGTCACCATAGTTCCAAACTTAACTCTCCACCCAAGTGAAcccagcaaaaacaacaacaactcaactTGAGCATTAAACAAAGCCTTTTCTTGTCCTGGGCCAGTGAAAACTATTGCACTGAATGACCAGAAATCAGTATTCCAAAATGACAGGTTATAACCCAAATAACTATCTGGGGATGGAAAGGCTAAGACCACTGGCCTTTTTGATTCATTGGATCCCACAGAGATCCTTCCTCAATTGAAGAGTAAGTACAATAGAGAGTGAGTCTTATGGATAATTGAGATACCTGCCAGCTACTGATTCTGGAACAGATTGAGATAGACAATGGATGCTTTGATTAAGATTAATACAGAAGAACATCTGAGAAGACAGCCTAGACCAAGCTGCTCACAACAGAGGCCAAAAAGACTCAGCTTTTCTTTTGTAGACTTTGCTGGTATTCAAGCTCACTAACTGGAGCAAATCCTCCAGCTAGAAAGGCAAAGAGAAGTTGCAAGATAGGCATCACTTCACATGGAGCATACTTATATTCCTGTCATCTCAGGGTCACAGAcactgagtgccactgtttgtAAACCTGTGCTATTTGCCAGAGGTGAAGGTGGAAATAAGAGCACGGGCAGTAAGGTCTTTTTCAACTGCCTTCATCTAACAACAACTTGTAAAATCTAATTCTCTAGGTCAACTTTCTCCTACCTATTGTCTTCCTGATGTTGAACTACAGTATAGTTGAATTACAATATCCATCATACTGGGCATACTAGTTGGACCTTGGAGCCCAATACATGTTGAAAATATCTGGTTGGGGAATGTTTCTCTAGATTTCTTTTGGAGAGAACCCAGGAATCTACCTCTCACACCCCACTTTCTATCTCTTCTGCCCAGAGTTTGAACTCTTGATCCTTTTCTATTGTCTATCccgaattttaaaaaaaaacaacaagccttcctagggcagagacaGATCTGTGAACATTACAATCCTGCCCTGGACCACTTTTGATTAATTgctttcactgaaaaaaatagaagtcCAGCCCAGCACATTTCCCGTGCCCTGTAGGGCTACACCACCAATGCCCATGACCCAGCCACCACTAGATGGCCCATACCCCCTGCTTCTTAGCAATGCTCTTGCGCAAGAAGATGCAAGCCGGTCCCAGGCTGTTCTGCAGGGTGCTGAATGATGTGGTTCCCAGTCCAGTAGCCATGTCCCCTGACAGAATCTGCCTGGCACCCAATCTTTTCATCAGCGGAAAAAACGGATCTTAGGAAGAGGTTGATTTATAGAGGGAGAAAGGGATCATCTCTCTCCTCACTTCTGATCCCTCCTCCATCCAGGCCTTTTTGCTCTCTTCCTGGCTATGACATCTGTAGAATaaatctctccttctctgcccaGATTAACATCTGCCACGTGGTAAGAGTTGGCAGCCTGAACCAGCTTGGCTTCTCAGGAAGTATGGAAGGGACTGAAGCTTCCACAACATTAAAATGGAGTAGAAAAGGATAGAGAGCaggtttggcctagtggttaaggcagcaggctagaaacccggacactgtgagttctagtcccgccttaggcacaaagccagatgggtgaccttgggccagccactctctcagacctaggaaggaggcaatggcaaaccacttctgaaaaccttgccaagaaaactgcagggacttctccaggcagtcaccaggagtcaacactgacttgaaggcacctccCCCACCCAAAAACCCCTACCACGCtataagccatttttaaaagtttaacaggtttaaagaataaaaactcaGGGGAAAACCCCACAGAAATAAGTGTTACTCACTTCACTGACATAGCCTTAAATGCATAATGGCTGCCTTGCCAACTGTAGCCTTCAGCCCACCCAAAAAATGTAAATACATGGCCTCCAGCCATCAGAAGGCTGCCCACCACTGCGTTAACATAAACACTTGTATGGAAAGGAAGGTGGGAAATCTGGATCAAGCAAGTTATCTCAAAGGAGATGAGTGCAGTCTAGGGTGCCCACGTTCTTACTCAGATCTCCTGATGTGGGATAGCAGTCAtagaggaaggagaaggcagcagGGTGGGGTTTGTGTCCTTGAGAGCCTTCAGCCTCCTTTTGCAGCTGTCATGGTAACCAGGTaggttcttccttctccttcattGGTTGCTAGGAGCCAGAGTAGAaccagagagagaggaagagagagaaaggctggTGCAGGGATGAGGGGCAGGAGGCTGTGGGGAAGCTGGGAATGTGGGATATGGGGATGGTAGGGTGGGAGGAACTCTGCATAGTTGGCAAGTGATTGAGGTGGAATTAAAGACATGCATGGGGAAAGGGCATTTGGAGCAAGTCGTCTGGGGGGAACGGAATGTAAAGAACCGTAGTAGTTGTTTGGTGCCACATTAGACATTTGCCCATCTAACTCAGGATTTTATACTAAATGTAGTGGCATTGCAGGTTCTCAGGAGAGATCTGTGATTTGAATGGCGACTCCAGCATGCAACGTGTGTGCTCTAAGGCTGAACTTTTAAATCTCCCCTAGAATGTTGGGAAGCAACTAAGAAGATAGGAAtgtaaaccaccaccacccccaaaattTCTAACCTCCTCTTTTGCCCTCCTTCTTGAAGACCTGCACCCCCCAGGCCATGCAGTCTGGACGCAAGGGCCGCCTGTCCGTGCCAGGGACAAGCACCCAAGAAAGCATTACCAGCAGCCCCTCCATATCTGGTGATCTTCGGCTGATCCACACGATGTAGGTAACCAAGGGAAGGAGGTGAAAGATGTGATGATGCTTCCCTCTCCCCACAAAAGCTCAGCTGCTCTTCTGGCTGGCtgagcccaattcaaagtgctggttgtttaAAGCTTTTGATGGGTGGagctggggtgggggtgtcaGTATGGCAAGGACCGTATTTTCCCATACAAAGCTGCCTGATGCTGGCTCACATGTTTCAACAGAGACCAGGATGCTGCTACTGTGAGAGAGCAGTTTTAGAAGCAGCTACAATACATCTCTTCCTGGCAATTCCTACAGCTATGACACGGCAGGCTTTTCAGCTTGACCTTGATTATTGTTAGACTTCCAGCTATATCCTGTCTGATTCCCTGGTTTATATCTTCAATATTTATGGCTTGggtattcttttgttttctgtctgGCTTTCTATTCGAATCCTTTTAATAAAGTATGACCCTGTTACTTGGTGTGAAGGCCCGGTACCTTGTAAATAGGTTGGATTTTCAACATCCACAATCTGAAGCTCTATAAATGTGAAGTTGCAGGGTTTCATCGTCATTACTGTCATCCGCTATGAAAGAGGAAAGCTAATAAATAAGGATACTTTGATCATCCTTCCTAAACAGAGACTGTGGAGATCAGCTTCTCTGCTGCCAGTTCAATAACGATGGGACGCGGGTTGCAGCAGGACTGCGTACTGGAGCCATTAAGGTCAGTGTCAGGGAGGAAAAGAGGACAGTTTCAGAAACCAGGTTGTCCACAAGGGGGCACTCAAAAAGGTCAAGAAGGCAGCCATGACCatgaaaccccacccctttttcataTGTGTCCTATATGTTACACATATATGAGTGTGGTCTCAATTGCACAgccgcagctgccatcttgactcttttgactccCCTGCCACAAATAGGCACCGTACTGACCTTGGCCTCAATGTTCAGCAGTCCTACCTTACTTGGCTCCCTCCCAGGTATGTTACACTCCAAGAGGCTGCAAGATGGGTTGTGGTTCATCTGAAAGGCAACAGGCCAGGAATCCAAGAGGCCATCACTTACAAGCAAGGGACCAGCGGGATCGGAGACCACAAAATTCTTTGCCCTTTACTTTTTAGCATCTGATCCATCATTACAGACTTCAGTAAGCTCAAAACATTCTGTATGAGGCTTGGTTCAAAATAAAATCATGGACATACTAAAGCATCTACAGAACTGAGAAAAAGGATAATCTACAACAAACATAGGACCCATGTGATGTAGTGATTAGGATGTTAGACTAGGAATGGAGAAAACCGGGTGCAAGTCCATTCTCAGGTATGGAAActcactagatgactttgggccagcccctccctctcagcccagctcacagGGGATCAAAATGAAAGGAGATCCCCACATATGCCACTCTGAGATCCTAAAGGAAAGACAGAGTATACATATAACAAATTATACTAATCAGAGAATTGCAGTCCTAAACATATTCACCAAAGAGCAAAACCATGGGGCTCCAAAGGACTTGCATCTAGGTAGACCCACATAGAACTGCAGTGAATGGTGATCTGACGTGCTCATGTTACCATTACAATTAGATCTCTAACTAATACTATATACCACAAGCTGTCTCATATCAGGGAGCCCCACTTATTCATTTATCTCCATTCATCAGGGATAGATAATCTGTGGCTGCCATAGCATTGCTGAATTATGCCACCAACATTTGGCAATACGCCTGTTGATTTTTGGTCAGtgtaatcctttcctttcctttcctttcctttcctttcctttcctttcctttcctttctcctttccttcccttcccttccttccttccttccttccttccttccttccttccttccttccttccttccttccttccttccttccttccttccttccttcctctaaaaCATATTCCACTTATAACTCTCAACCTATATgctaaaacaaacacacacacacaaacaaggaAAGGATAGCTCTAGCCACAAAAAGTGCTATTAAACCTAGACTGTGGCAACTGCTCTCCAGGACTCCAGACAAATTTGTTCCCTGGCTATATCCCTAGATGGTGAGGGTTGAATCTGGGTACTGATATACCTTGGGAAATTTGCAAAGTATATGCTGTACACTTGAGTTACGTTGCACAGAAATGGAGTCAAAGTGCTCTTCAAAGAGCTCTGTGCCATATTATCAGCTTCAGCTCCAAAGCTACAATTTCATGTCATGATATTTTCCATGGGAACCACCTACATTCCCATGGAGTTTCGCTTAATGGAACATCCGGTAGATGGCTATCCTCCTGTTGTGCCAATATCTCTTTGTCTTCTCCCCTGTGCTCAaggtttattcggtcaatgatgGGTCACTTCATCACGTTCTTGTTGACAATGAGACAACATCTCTCGGACTACCCACCACCTCATTGCACTTTATGCCCCGTGGGCCTGCCCACAATGGAGATGTCATACTTACTACCTGTGAGTGATGCTTTTCTGATATGATGACGTTTGAATTCAGCTTCTTGGCACAGAGtacttatttctttttgtttggggTATGCAAGACCCTGAATATTATTAAGCCTTCTTAATaaacctgtaatgattgccctagccccaaatactcagactcacaagaggatgctgaatgaaatctgatttattaaagtactagagacaaatacagagaaagctgagaatgagcaaaagcgcgccaaatacaaacttaaacccttgcttcaaacgtatcccgcctccctcgtaacagccccgcccggcacaggtgctagcaatcgtcagagttgctagcctgggaaagtaaccttgagcgcagtagataacagaaacacattccaaagcaaagccaaaatataagcgttcccatcctccctagacaaatgaaacacgcatccaattaatgacatgcgaaacgttacgatgcatcaaagacattgaaacggcgcacatgacataccgcctccctaaaaatacccctagggaccaggtttcgagggataagcggagtggaaacgggccaccagaaccggg includes:
- the LOC134496767 gene encoding calcium-binding protein 5-like, whose product is MATGLGTTSFSTLQNSLGPACIFLRKSIAKKQGQRELSGDEIEELREAFQEFDKDKDGYISCKDLGNLMRTMGYMPTEMELIELSQQINMNLGGHVAFEDFVELMAPKLLEETAGMIGVQEMRDAFKEFDTNGDGKITLDELHQTMQRLMSERLTPREIADVVKEADVNGDGTVDFEEFVWMMSR